Proteins encoded together in one Streptomyces sp. B1I3 window:
- a CDS encoding NUDIX hydrolase: protein MATDSAHPSTRNTRPPLAQAAFGVGVVVQDGEGRILLGRHRDGTWELPGGKIDPTHESVAAAAARELREETGLRVSEGAVSVFAMLYDVVGGINRISMAALVRVEAADAEVTEPHLISAWRWTAPDELPDALFDPSAQILAAWRPDLGIRHPPAHHLPIALPSGAGL from the coding sequence ATGGCCACCGACTCCGCACACCCCTCCACCCGCAACACCCGCCCGCCGCTCGCCCAGGCGGCCTTCGGAGTAGGTGTCGTCGTCCAGGACGGGGAGGGCAGGATCCTCCTCGGCCGGCACCGCGACGGCACCTGGGAACTGCCCGGCGGCAAGATCGATCCGACGCACGAGTCGGTCGCGGCCGCCGCCGCGCGTGAACTGCGCGAGGAGACGGGGCTCCGTGTGTCCGAGGGGGCCGTGAGCGTGTTCGCGATGCTGTACGACGTGGTCGGCGGCATCAACCGGATCAGCATGGCGGCGCTGGTGAGGGTGGAGGCGGCCGACGCCGAGGTCACCGAGCCCCACCTCATCAGCGCGTGGCGGTGGACCGCGCCGGACGAGCTGCCGGACGCCTTGTTCGATCCCTCCGCCCAGATCCTCGCCGCCTGGCGCCCGGACCTCGGCATCCGGCACC
- a CDS encoding phosphatase PAP2 family protein, with protein MMHTRSEPADREPDTCARPPLLREFLLVAGLFLVYKLGRQAANGHTEEAFRNAGHVWDLERALHLPGEGGVQSVLMHSHTLVQAANTYYASVHFPATLLFLVWLYWRRPLHYVWSRRILAALTGAALALHLLFPLAPPRLLHATGLVDTGQLYGPTVYGATPSTDSMANQFAAMPSLHFGWALTVAVGLIVATRSRWRVLWLLHPLLTLLVIVGTANHYWLDALVVSALLSVAFAALRLPSPDGTPVHLPWPTAPVVLPAPAYASHGSHPSHSYARTGVGR; from the coding sequence GTGATGCACACCCGCAGCGAGCCTGCGGACCGGGAGCCGGACACCTGTGCCCGACCGCCCCTGCTCCGCGAGTTCCTCCTGGTCGCAGGACTCTTCCTCGTCTACAAACTCGGCCGCCAGGCCGCGAACGGACACACCGAGGAAGCGTTCCGCAACGCCGGGCACGTCTGGGACCTCGAACGGGCCCTCCACCTTCCCGGCGAAGGGGGCGTGCAGAGCGTGCTCATGCACAGCCACACGCTGGTGCAGGCGGCCAACACCTACTACGCGAGCGTGCACTTCCCGGCCACGCTGCTCTTCCTGGTCTGGCTGTACTGGCGGCGCCCGCTCCACTACGTGTGGTCGCGCCGCATACTCGCCGCCCTCACCGGGGCCGCACTCGCCCTGCACCTGCTGTTCCCGCTCGCACCCCCGCGCCTGCTGCACGCGACGGGCCTCGTCGACACCGGCCAGTTGTACGGCCCGACGGTCTACGGCGCCACGCCGTCCACCGACTCGATGGCCAACCAGTTCGCCGCGATGCCCTCCCTGCACTTCGGCTGGGCCCTGACCGTCGCCGTCGGGCTGATCGTCGCCACCCGCTCGCGCTGGCGGGTGCTGTGGCTGCTGCACCCGCTGCTCACCCTCCTCGTCATCGTGGGCACGGCCAACCACTACTGGCTCGACGCGCTCGTGGTCTCCGCGCTGCTCTCGGTCGCCTTCGCCGCGCTCCGGCTGCCCAGCCCCGACGGCACCCCGGTCCACCTGCCCTGGCCGACCGCGCCGGTGGTTCTCCCGGCCCCGGCCTACGCCTCCCACGGGTCCCACCCGTCCCACAGCTACGCACGGACCGGAGTGGGCCGATGA
- a CDS encoding TetR/AcrR family transcriptional regulator: MQSSVSAQESPPASRRSKITPERAQELYTAVLELLREGGYESLTMEGVASRTRCGKSTLYRQWGSKPELVVAALHGTRTPLLAHIDTGSLSGDLREAARAIDAASNRDTALMHALSHAALQNPGLLCALREALIAPSIAAIDAMVRRAVERGEVAADNPAVPFVAAQLLGVMRARPLLEGRYNEDGFLTSFIECAVLPALVTPGPPPRS; the protein is encoded by the coding sequence ATGCAGTCGTCCGTTTCCGCACAGGAGTCACCGCCGGCGTCGCGCCGGTCGAAGATCACGCCGGAGCGGGCGCAGGAGCTCTACACGGCCGTGCTGGAACTGCTGCGCGAGGGTGGCTACGAGTCCCTGACCATGGAGGGGGTCGCCTCGCGCACCCGGTGCGGCAAGTCGACCCTCTACCGCCAGTGGGGCTCCAAGCCCGAGCTGGTCGTCGCCGCCCTGCACGGCACCCGCACCCCCCTGCTGGCCCACATCGACACCGGCAGCCTCAGCGGTGACCTCCGCGAGGCCGCGCGGGCCATCGACGCGGCGTCGAACCGCGACACGGCCCTGATGCACGCGCTGAGCCACGCCGCCCTGCAGAACCCGGGCCTGCTGTGCGCGCTGCGCGAGGCCCTGATCGCGCCCTCGATCGCCGCGATCGACGCGATGGTGCGGCGCGCCGTCGAGCGCGGCGAGGTCGCGGCGGACAACCCCGCCGTACCGTTCGTCGCCGCCCAGCTGCTCGGCGTCATGCGCGCCCGGCCGCTGCTGGAGGGGCGGTACAACGAGGATGGGTTCCTCACCAGCTTCATCGAGTGCGCCGTGCTTCCCGCACTCGTGACCCCGGGGCCCCCACCCAGGTCCTGA
- a CDS encoding SPFH domain-containing protein encodes MADITRRFGRRHLRSAPTAHIRHHKRGRLAHDGPGLSFWFRPLSAAISEVPVNDRELATAFHARTADFQDVTVQATVTYRISDPAEAAARLDFSVDPDTGVWRGAPLEQIATLLTETAQQHTLDALARTPLAVALVDGVATVRERVATGLAAEPRLPATGIDVVAVRVVAIRPEAEVERALRTPAREQIQQDADRAVYERRAVAVERERAIAENELASKIELARREEQLVDRRGINARREAEEKAAADTVRTEAEAGRTVRLARAEAEAARDIGAARAEAQAAWLRVHSEADAGTLHALAATRVAENLPRIDSLTLSPDVLTGLLARLGRAEPGAGA; translated from the coding sequence ATGGCCGACATCACCCGGCGCTTCGGCCGGCGGCACCTGCGCTCCGCGCCCACCGCCCACATCCGCCATCACAAGCGCGGCAGACTCGCCCACGACGGCCCCGGCCTCAGCTTCTGGTTCCGGCCCCTGTCCGCCGCGATCTCCGAAGTCCCCGTGAACGACCGCGAGCTGGCCACGGCGTTCCACGCCCGTACGGCCGACTTCCAGGACGTCACGGTGCAGGCCACCGTCACCTACCGGATCAGCGACCCCGCCGAGGCCGCCGCCCGGCTCGACTTCTCGGTGGACCCCGACACCGGCGTGTGGCGCGGCGCCCCGCTGGAGCAGATCGCCACCCTGCTCACCGAGACGGCGCAGCAGCACACCCTGGACGCCCTGGCCCGCACGCCCCTCGCCGTGGCACTGGTGGACGGGGTCGCCACCGTGCGGGAACGCGTGGCCACCGGGCTCGCGGCCGAGCCGCGGCTGCCGGCCACGGGGATCGACGTGGTGGCCGTACGCGTGGTCGCCATCCGCCCCGAGGCGGAGGTGGAGCGAGCCCTGCGCACCCCGGCCAGGGAACAGATCCAGCAGGACGCCGACCGTGCCGTCTACGAACGCCGGGCCGTGGCGGTCGAGCGCGAGCGGGCCATCGCCGAGAACGAGCTGGCCAGCAAGATCGAACTGGCCCGCCGGGAGGAGCAGCTGGTCGACCGGCGCGGCATCAACGCCCGCCGCGAGGCCGAGGAGAAGGCGGCTGCCGACACGGTGCGCACGGAGGCCGAGGCCGGCCGCACGGTGCGTCTGGCCCGCGCGGAGGCGGAGGCCGCCCGCGACATCGGGGCGGCGCGCGCCGAGGCCCAGGCGGCCTGGCTGCGGGTCCACTCCGAGGCGGACGCCGGCACGCTCCACGCGCTCGCCGCGACCAGGGTGGCCGAGAACCTCCCCCGCATCGACAGCCTCACCCTCTCCCCCGACGTACTCACCGGCCTGCTGGCCAGGCTCGGCAGGGCCGAACCGGGGGCGGGCGCGTGA